A segment of the Bradyrhizobium sp. CCBAU 53340 genome:
GGCGGAACCGAATGCGGTCCTAGTCGCAGCATCGGATCGAGGGCACAAACCAATGAACTTTCCTTATCTCTCTCGCTATCAACCGGTTCTCTTGAGCCTGTTTCGCTTCATCACAGGACTGCTGTTATTCCAGTACGGCATGACCAAGCTCTTCCACATTCCGATGGTGGCGATGTTCGCCAATCCGCCGCCGCTGATCTGGGCGGCCGGCCTGATCGAGCTCGTGCTTGGCGCGACGCTGATGATCGGATTGTTCACCCGACTGTCGGCCTTTGTCCTTTCCGGCGAAATGGCCTTCGCCTATTTCATCGGCCACGTCTTCCACATCTCCAAGGAAGGCCCGCCGGTGTTCCTGCCGCTGATCAACGGCGGTACCGCCGCGATCCTGTTCTGCTTCGCTTGCCTGTATCTCGCCGCGGCGGGTGGCGGCGCAGTGAGCGCCGATGCGGCAATGGGCAACGAAAGCAGCTCGACCAGCGGCGCGTTCGCGCGGCGCTGAGATATTCGATCCGCACACACACTAAAGATGGCGCCGGCGACTTCGCCGGCGCCATTCTCTTTACCTTGAGCCCAGCGCGTTCCAGATCAGAACGAGAGCTGCTGCAAGCAACACGGACATGATGATGCGGTGAACGAATCGGTTCATTGCAGGTCCGGCCGGGCGTGATGCCCACCAAAATCCGAGATTCACAACCGGGGGCGCGCCTCACCGGCTGGGCCTGAGATGCTTCGCGCTAACGGCGCGCGCTGCAACCGCTCGACAGCTGCCTTGCCGACCCCGTCGGGCTGTCGCCGGACTGCGACGACGGCAACTGATCGTCGAACGGCGTGTTCTGCTTGCCGGTGTTGAACTCCATGATCTTGCGGGTCACGCCGGGAAATATGGCCGAGATTGGATTGACGCGCATCACGGGTGCGGCCGGCGTGCCGACGACCTCGTAGGTCACGCCGATCAGTCCCTCCTTGTCGCCAGCCCCCAGGAACAACCCGAGCACCGGAATCTGTCCGAACATGTTGTTCAACCCGTACATCGGCACGAAGGTACCGCTCATGCACACCTGGTTGCCGGGATAGTCGATCGAGCCCTCGATGGTGGCGCCGATCATCGGGCCCTTGACCACGCCGTCGCGGATGGTCAATGCGCCGTTCTGGCGGATGAACTCGGCGCGGAGCGCGCTGAAGGAAATGCCATTGCCGGTGCCGTTCGGGGCGCCCGCGGCGACGCGCTCGAGCTGCGCCTCGCCCTTCACCGTGAAGTCGCGCACGTTGATGAGCCCCTCGCGCGCCGTGTTCGGCTCGGACGTCGGCGGCTCCATCGCCACGACCATCTGGCCGCCGACCGCCTTGGTATAAGTGTCGGTGAACTTCAGCAGCGCGCCGGCGTCATTGGTCTGGAGATAGATCACCTCGCGGCTGCCCTGCGCGCGGCCGCCGCGCAGATCTGCTGCCACAGGGGTGTTCTGGCCGATCCTGCCGCTCAGCGCGAACGCCTTGATGGCCCCACTGCGCTTCGACATCTTGGCATCGACGCTGCGCATCGCCTCGCCGTTGAACCCCATGACAGTGCCGAGCTTCACGTCGATGTCGAAATCGACGTTCTTCAGCTTGCTCTTGCTGTCGTCCTTGGAATTGCCTGAGATCGCCGACTTCAGGAAGCCGCGGCCGTCGAACACGTCGCCGCGCATGGTACCGCGGACCACGCCGTCCTGACCACGCTCGACCTTCAACGACGTCTTGTCTCCGTCGGACGGCGCATAGATCGGGAAGTTGGCGTTCATCAGATCGCCGTTCGGATCGACCTCCAGCGAGCCCTTGATCGAGGCGCCGCCGCCTTCGATGACGATGTCTTCGAGCCGCGTCGATTGTGCCGTCGGCACCACCTTGAATGTCGCCTTGCTCGACTTGCCGGGCAGCTTGACCCAGCCGGGAAGGATATTGTCGAGCTTGGCCGATGTCAGGTCCACCTCGATGCCGAGCTTCGTCGTCGCGTCGGGACCGCCGGCAATCTTGCCCGACACCTTGACCGGGACCGATCCGCTGACGGCGGGACTGAGATCGAAGCCGAGGCGCGCACGGCTGGCATCGTCCAGCGTCGCCTGCAGCTTGACGTCCGCATCGCCATCGGTCGCCTTGCGGTAGTCGAGCGAGGCCGCCTGCCCGTTGATCTTGACGTCGCCCTTGACCTGATAACCCTGGTTGTTGGCGACGATCTTGAGATTGTTGGCCTCGAGCTTCTGGTTCATCACCAGCTTGTCGGCGGCAAAGCCGTTGAGATCGGCAGTGACGGCATAGACGGTGTCCGCCTTGGTCAGCTCACCCTTGACCGGCAGGCCGAGCTGGATGTTGGCCGTGAACGTACCCTTGCTGGCGTTGGGATCGACGACGGTCGACGACAGATCGCTTAAGCGGTCATTGGACAGCATTTCGGCCGCCGCCGGCACCGGGCCATCGACACGGAAGCGGGTCCGCGAGGGTGACGGCTTCGGCGCCATGTCCGGCACCTCGAACGTGAAGTCGGAGATCGTGATCTTGCGCCCCGCGGGCGTGTCGGCAATGCCCTGTCCGATATTCACGGTGGCCGTGCGTCCGGTCACGTGCGCCTTGAGGTCGGCATCGTGCACGACAGGCATGCCGTCGACGGGACGAACCGCGACGCCGCTCGCCACGATGTTGACCGAGAGACCGTCGTCGGGAATTGGCGGTCCTTTGCGTGGAAGGTTACGCGTCGGCGAGTTGACCCCGATCTCGATGCGCTGGAGCGTGCCGCGCTCGATCCGCTCGATCACCCATTGGCGCAGCTCCGGGACGATCAGCGTCGGCCACATCCGCTTCAGCGCGGAGGCCGACATCGGCGTTCCCGCAAAGCCGAGCGTCAGCCGCGGTTCGCCCGAATAGTCGATCGCGCCCGTGCCAGCGATACCGATCTCGCCATTGGAGATGTCGGCCTGCGTCAGCAGCATGCGCTTGTGATCGGTATCGAAGCGGAAGCCGATCGCGATGCGGTTGAAGACGAGCGGCGGCTCGTTGTCGATGCCGCCGAGCAGGATCGAGCCGCCGCTGAAGCCGAGCTGCCAGTCGTTCACGGTGCCGTTGGGCGGCTCCAGATGGGCCAGCAGCGTCAGACGGTTCGAGCCCGAAAGGATCTTGAACGGTGCGACCAGCACCCGCCGATTGGCATCCCATTCGACATTGATCTCGGCCGAGTCGATCGCCATCGGATAATCGGGCGTGTCGGTGTCGATGATGTTGCCCGCGCCCACGGTGACCTTGCCGCGGAAGAATGTCGGCACGCCGTCGCGGCCGAGCTCACCCTTCAACTCGCCGGTCAGCGGCAGATCGGCCGTATAGGTCAGGTCCTTCACCCGCATCGCGAGCAGGATGTTGGAGGTCGAGACCTTGTCGGCCCGGATATCGACCGAGCGCACGCCGTTCTCGGCCGGGCCGATCGTGGCGCGCAGCAACCATGGGTGGGCGCCCTCCTCGCCAAGGCTGAGCGTGACGCCGCCATGGCTCGGTCGGCGCAGGCTGAGCGTGATGTTCTCGAACGACCATTTGCTGCCGCGCTGCTGGTCGTCGACAATCAGGTTGCCGTTCTTGAGGCCGATCTCGTTCAGGTTCTGGCCGTCGAGCCCGGTCATGCTCAGGCTGTCGAGCCAATCGAGGCCCTGAAGGATTCCACTCTGCGCCGTGGTCTGAGGCGCGGCCTGCGATGCGTCCGGCGTCGCAGGCGCCATCCCGAACGGCGGCGGCGGAATACCGTTGCGGGGGAATGTCGGCGGCAGGCCGGCCTCCTTCTTGGACGCGACGCCGGTGGCAAGCGGCTTTGCCGTATCGCCGGCCGACACCGTGACGGTTCCGTCAGGCGCGATCCGGATCGCGAGCTCGGCATCGACGAGGTTGAGACTTTCGGCGCGCAGATGCCCCATGAGAAGCGCCGCTCCCGACAGCCTGACCTCGGCCTTCGGCGCGCTGGCGACAATGGCATGATCATGATCGCGAACAACGATGTCGCGGATGCGCACGGCAATCCGGATGCGTCCGGCGCGCTCGATCTGGGTGCCACCGACCTCCACGGTGTTGCCGTGGCCGATATTGTCCTCGATCGCCGCGGCCAGCCACGGCGTTGCCATGTCGAGATTGATGGGGCCGGCGCCGAGCCGCCACCACAGCGCACCGAAGCAACCGACGAAGATGACGATCAAGGCGCCGAGAACGACGGATACCCGGCGAATCCAGCGTCCGCTCGGCAGCATCCGCCGGACCGACGAGAAGCCGTCACCAACCTGGAAGCGCGAACTGGAACGCGACAGCAGGCGGCGTGCGCGATGGCCCGCCTCCTCCTCCTGATCTTGATCCCAGTCGGCCTCGTCCCATTCCGGCTGCTCATGATGGCCGCCGTGCCGATCGAAATCCCTGATGTGATCCTGGGGCGACGTATTCCTTGCCATTGCCTCTCGATGCAGGCGCCCATCGTAGGATTGAGCGCCACCGGGACCGCAGCCATCGACAGGGATCGACGCTCCCCGCCCCGGCATTGCAGCCATACTTCTGATGTTCCTGCTGTTCGTCATTTCGCCCCGGGAGCGCGTTCAACGAGCAGTGGGGTGGTGCGTGGAATTCCTTGTAACCATACTCCGGCGCCGCCAAACTTGCCCAGCCGAGGGCGCGAATCCGGCACACCGGACGAGAGCTGCAATACCGCTTTGGTTGACCCGCCGAAAGCGACGAAAGGAAGGCGTATGTCCAAGAAATCCCGAAAGAAATTGTCCAAATCGCCCTCCGGCAGTTCGACCGTCAAGAAGAATCCCTTGAAAACACGGGCATCGACTCAAACACGCAGCGCGAAAACACAGCCCGCATCGGCGGCCAAACCGGGCCCAACGGGTGCAAAGACAGCATCGCATAAGGCCGCATCGAAACGGTTAAAATCTTCTGAAAAGGCTTCCAAGCCAGCCACTGCGACGTCAGGCACCAAGTCAGCTTTGATCGAGGGCCAGAAGGCCCCGGCATTCCGCCTGCCCCGGGACGGCGGCAATGTGGTTACCCTGTCGGATTATGCCGGCCAGAAGCTGGTCTTGTTCTTCTATCCCCGCGCCGACACGCCAGGCTGCACCCGTGAGGCGATTGACTTCACCCGCCTCAAGGACGCCTTCACCTCTGCCGGCACCGCCGTGCTGGGGATTTCGGCCGATCCGTTAAAGGCCCAGGAGAAGTTTCGCGACAAGCACAGCCTCGGCATCCCCCTGATCTCGGATGAAGCCCACGAGATGTTGGAGGCTTATGGCGCCTGG
Coding sequences within it:
- a CDS encoding DoxX family protein, which gives rise to MNFPYLSRYQPVLLSLFRFITGLLLFQYGMTKLFHIPMVAMFANPPPLIWAAGLIELVLGATLMIGLFTRLSAFVLSGEMAFAYFIGHVFHISKEGPPVFLPLINGGTAAILFCFACLYLAAAGGGAVSADAAMGNESSSTSGAFARR
- a CDS encoding peroxiredoxin → MSKKSRKKLSKSPSGSSTVKKNPLKTRASTQTRSAKTQPASAAKPGPTGAKTASHKAASKRLKSSEKASKPATATSGTKSALIEGQKAPAFRLPRDGGNVVTLSDYAGQKLVLFFYPRADTPGCTREAIDFTRLKDAFTSAGTAVLGISADPLKAQEKFRDKHSLGIPLISDEAHEMLEAYGAWGEKSMYGKKFVGILRTTVLIGADGKVARVWRNVRVDGHADEVLATATSL
- a CDS encoding DUF3971 domain-containing protein, with the translated sequence MPGRGASIPVDGCGPGGAQSYDGRLHREAMARNTSPQDHIRDFDRHGGHHEQPEWDEADWDQDQEEEAGHRARRLLSRSSSRFQVGDGFSSVRRMLPSGRWIRRVSVVLGALIVIFVGCFGALWWRLGAGPINLDMATPWLAAAIEDNIGHGNTVEVGGTQIERAGRIRIAVRIRDIVVRDHDHAIVASAPKAEVRLSGAALLMGHLRAESLNLVDAELAIRIAPDGTVTVSAGDTAKPLATGVASKKEAGLPPTFPRNGIPPPPFGMAPATPDASQAAPQTTAQSGILQGLDWLDSLSMTGLDGQNLNEIGLKNGNLIVDDQQRGSKWSFENITLSLRRPSHGGVTLSLGEEGAHPWLLRATIGPAENGVRSVDIRADKVSTSNILLAMRVKDLTYTADLPLTGELKGELGRDGVPTFFRGKVTVGAGNIIDTDTPDYPMAIDSAEINVEWDANRRVLVAPFKILSGSNRLTLLAHLEPPNGTVNDWQLGFSGGSILLGGIDNEPPLVFNRIAIGFRFDTDHKRMLLTQADISNGEIGIAGTGAIDYSGEPRLTLGFAGTPMSASALKRMWPTLIVPELRQWVIERIERGTLQRIEIGVNSPTRNLPRKGPPIPDDGLSVNIVASGVAVRPVDGMPVVHDADLKAHVTGRTATVNIGQGIADTPAGRKITISDFTFEVPDMAPKPSPSRTRFRVDGPVPAAAEMLSNDRLSDLSSTVVDPNASKGTFTANIQLGLPVKGELTKADTVYAVTADLNGFAADKLVMNQKLEANNLKIVANNQGYQVKGDVKINGQAASLDYRKATDGDADVKLQATLDDASRARLGFDLSPAVSGSVPVKVSGKIAGGPDATTKLGIEVDLTSAKLDNILPGWVKLPGKSSKATFKVVPTAQSTRLEDIVIEGGGASIKGSLEVDPNGDLMNANFPIYAPSDGDKTSLKVERGQDGVVRGTMRGDVFDGRGFLKSAISGNSKDDSKSKLKNVDFDIDVKLGTVMGFNGEAMRSVDAKMSKRSGAIKAFALSGRIGQNTPVAADLRGGRAQGSREVIYLQTNDAGALLKFTDTYTKAVGGQMVVAMEPPTSEPNTAREGLINVRDFTVKGEAQLERVAAGAPNGTGNGISFSALRAEFIRQNGALTIRDGVVKGPMIGATIEGSIDYPGNQVCMSGTFVPMYGLNNMFGQIPVLGLFLGAGDKEGLIGVTYEVVGTPAAPVMRVNPISAIFPGVTRKIMEFNTGKQNTPFDDQLPSSQSGDSPTGSARQLSSGCSARR